GCATCGCCGCGTCCAGTTGCTCGGTATCGTTTTTGTACTGACGAGATAGCCCGACCGACAGCGCCAGCAGCCCTGCGGCTTCGGGTACGTCGGCCAACGTGTTGGTATCCGCCGCACGCACGACATTTGCCAGACGAGACAAGGCCGGGGTGGCCAGCGCGAATTCTTCGACCATCGTGTCAAAGCTGCACTTTACGCCGCGATGGGACCAAAACGTGTCCTCGATATCGAATGGGGTTGCGTCATAACGTGCAGCCACATCAAGCACTTGCGCAGGCGGCACAAACAGGAACCGCGCGGACGGGTCGACAAACCGGCGGATCAGCCACGGGCAGGCGATCCGGTCGATCTTGGGGCGATGACGGGTGACCCAAAGCGTTGCCCCGTTCTGTTTAGGCGGGATCGAGGCGGCAGGTACACGTGGCAGTTTGGCATCTCGCCAAGAGTAATTGCCTCCCGCCAGAACCTCGGCGTTCAGCCCTGCGTCACGCAGCATTGCCGCAGCACCATGGCTAAGCTTGCCACCTTTCTGGCAGATCGTGACGACCGTGCGCCCAGTCAGGCCGGGCAGAAGGGCTATTATGTCGGTATGCTTGTGGCGGACAGCGCCGGGCACCAGAAACGGGTCGGCGTCAAAGTCTTCGTCAACCGAGACATCGATCAGAACCGGCGCGTCAGGTGTGCCGATCAGGCGCATCAGCTGGTTGGCTGAAATTTCGGAAAATGCAGGCATGGCTTGGCATCCTTCAAACAAGTTTGGTGATGGATGCGAACCTTGAGCCTTGGCCTCACGGGGTGGTCACGCGAACCCCATAGACAGTTTGTGCCAGACCCAAGGGGCAGGGGTCAAGGTCTTGAAGCGCCGAAGAAATGGAAGTGCAGGCTTCTGTTGCCAGGTGCCTGCGAACCCCGCCAAACGCTGCTAAGCGTAAGGACTTAGTTTCGGCGACCCGAACTGCTTACGCAGCCAGAGCCATTGCCGGAGCTTTGTTGTCATTTGCAACTAGCTTAAATGAACCGATAACGGTGGTATCTCACCGAAACAAAGCTAACCCCTTTAGACGTCCGTCGATCCTATTTCGCCCCCAAGGTCCCCAAATGAAGGATGTTGGTGGAGGCGCCGGGTACCGCCCCCGGGTCCGATCCGCTTATTACGAGCGCGTTTATGTTCATAGTCCCCGAGGGGACATTGGTTATATAGGTTGCGGTATCCGCAGTTGCAAATGGTTGCTGACGAATTTCTGGTGCGAAGTTTGATAGTTGGCTCAGGAAGATCGCTGTGCTTCAACGCGGTCCTGGAAAGATTTCTTCGCGTTGCGATTTGGGTAGTCCTGCTGCGGGATCTCGACCTCGAGGTGCCGGCAAAGTGGTGCCCAGCCGTCGCCGAGACCGTGAACCAACAGCCGATGTTCCGGCACTGTATCTTTCACGTCCTGGATGTGGGCTTCGTAGATTGAGATCGCATGGTCCCGCGTCACTGGTCGCCCACCAAATACTGTATCGCCCACAAGTTTTTGCGAGAAAAACTTGTCTGGATCATCTGGGGAATTGGTAAACGAGAGTATGGTCTTTTCAAAGCTGCGCCACCATGCGTCTGAGGGGCGCTGTGTCAGGATCACTTTGGCATCTGGATAGTGATCAATCAGGTCACGCCAGTAATGTGCCGAGGGCCAGTCGACGCAGGCATGATACCCCTCGAATAGTTGGTCCCAATCTGGCAAGCCGCCTTCCACCAGGGTGCGCCAAATCTCTGTCTGATGAGGGTTGTCATTCAGCTCGAACATGTGATGCGTTGGGCCGAAACCCAGAATGTTCAGGGCTTCGCGCATGGAATCTGTACCTGTACGGCCAAAGCCTGTTCCGATGACTTTTAAAGACATGGTCCCTCGCAATGCGCATTGTGTAATGCCTTAAGCATAGCACAATTATGCCCTTTGCGCAGACGGTGTGGTCAGCGGTGGGCGGCGAAGGCGCTTTTAGCGAGCTTTAGGGTCTCTGTTTCAAGGTCGATCAGGCGCGCATTGGTAACATCAGCGTCCTGCGCTTCAAGCGCATCGGCAATTTGACTGTGCAGTGCGATGATCCGGTCCCGATCTCTCTGTGAGTAGGTGATCATGTTCATCAGGGGCTGCATCGCTTCGACGGCCCCTGCCAGTTGATAGGACAGCACGGGGTTGCCCGCGCCATCCACAAGCGCCCGGTGAAAGGCCACGTCTGAGGCGCAGAAGGCCTCGTCCGTCAGGCCGGGCTGCGACTGGCGGTGGATTTCGGCACGCATGGTCGCCAATTGGTCGGGCGTACGGCGCTGGGCAGACAGAGGCGCACAAGAGCGTTCCAGCACATATCGCGCCTCGCACGCGGTCTCAAAGTCCACCCGGTTCATGGACAGAAGCAGGGTCGAGGTCGTGATCTGCTGATCATAAGCCTCTTCAAAAGACATGCGATTGACGAAGGCCCCGCCTGACGCCCCGCGCTGTGTGCGGATCAGGTTTTGGGCGGCCAGACGTTTCAGCGCTTCACGAACGGTGGATCGACCCACATCGAACTTTTCGCACAGTTCCGCCTCGGAAGGCAGGCGTTGATCAACGATCAGGCTGCCCCCAATGATGGCGTCGCGAATAGCCTCGGCGATCTGCGCTGACAGGTCTCTGTTCTCGTCCAAATCCGTTTTCACGCCGCGTTACTTCCTCTATTTGTCGCAATTGTCTGACAATTCAATTGCTCCATCGGCAATTGTCAGACATTATCATTCCGACTCGCAAGATGGGGGAAGCATGTCCGTTTCGTCAAGGATAAGAACCATGGGCGCGCCGCATTGGCTGGCGCTGTTTGGGCTGATCCTTGTGGGTTGGGTGCTTCTCTACGCCATGGCGCTGCCGCCGGAGGCGTTGGAACTGTCGCGCATCTATGGCGCTGACTTCTGGCGCTCGCTCTGTGTTGTGGAGCCTGACAAGGCTGGGTTCTTGGGGCTGTTCGCCATGTGGGCCGTGATGTCTGCTGCGATGATGGCTCCAACGGCGCTACCGACCTTCGCAGCTTATGACGATTTGATCGCTTCGGGCGCGGGCTCGCGCCAAGGTTTTGCGGAACTGATCGCGGGATATCTGGCGATTTGGCTTGGCTTTGCGGCCGTCGCCGCTGCCGGGCAGCTTGTGCTATTCCGCGCGGGGCTTCTGTCGCCACTTGGGCAGAGTGTCTCGCCGTGGCTGACAGGCGGGTTGCTGATCGGGGCAGGGGCGTATCAATTCTCGTCTCTGAAGGACAGCTGCCTCAGCCAATGCCGTCAACCGATGACCTTCTTCATGCAATATTGGCGCGAGACACGTTGGAACGCGGTCGCGCTGGGCTTGCGCCTTGGCGCGATTTGCCTTGGTTGTTGCTGGGCGCTGATGCTTTTGGGCTTCGTGGGTGGGGTTATGAACCTCGCCTTTATGGGGCTCGCCACACTTATCATGATTTTTGAAAAACTGCCCGATCTGGGCCGCTATCTAACCCGCCCCTTGGGCTGGGCGCTGATCGCGGGCGGGATCGTGGCACTTGTCCAGGGAGGATAACATGGACGGATCGCAAATTGGTACAGTCGAATGGACCATCAAAGGGGAGCTCATCCTCAACTGTAACTGCACGGTCTTTTGCCCCTGTGTGGTCAGCTTGGGTAAGCACCCACCCACGGAAGGGCACTGCCAAACATGGGGCGGAGTGCGGATTGACAGCGGTCAGTACGGCGATATCGACCTGTCAGGCCTAAACATTGGTTTGTTGATCGAAATTCCGGGCAACATGGGGCGCGGTAACTGGAAAGTAGCGCTGTTCATCGATGATCGCGCCAGCGACGAAGCGTTTGACGCTTTGGTTGCGATTTTCTCGGGTGCTGCCAAAGGTACAACTGGTCTGTTCCAAATGCTGGTAGGCGAGTTCCTGGGCGCGGAACGTCAGCCGGTCACCTATGAAACCGAAGGAAAGACACGTCACATCACGGTGGGTCGCAAGATTGAAGGTGTGGTGCATCCGGTCGGCGGAGCGGATGGTGACGAAGATGTTGTCATTACCAACACACAATACTGGATGGGACCGGATATCACCGTGGCCACGGCAACCAAAGGCAAGTTGCGTTCGCATGGACGGGTCTGGGATTTTGATGGCCGTTCGGCCGAGATCTGTCAGATCGACTGGAAAGGCCCCGGTCGCTAACGCGGCCGGAGGACCCCACGGGAGCGCGACCCATGGCTATGATCTCACCATCCCGCCGCTTGCGGCGCACCCCTTTCTCTGACGGCGTCGAAGCTGCCGGGGTCAAGGGCTACACGGTGTATAACCACATGCTGCTGCCGACCGTTTTTCGGTCGGTGGAAGAAGACTATCGTCACTTGAAAGACGCGGTGCAGGTCTGGGACGTGTCCTGTGAACGGCAGGTCGAGGTGCGCGGCCCGGATGCCGCCCGCCTGATTCAGATGCTCACCCCGCGTGATCTGTCCAAGATGCAGGACGGGCAGTGTTTCTATGTCCCCATGGTCGACGAGACCGGGGGGATGTTGAACGACCCGGTGGCGGTGAAGTTGAATGAGGACCGGTTCTGGATCTCGATTGCGGACAGTGATCTGATCATGTGGGTGAAGGGGCTGGCCTATGGGTTCCGGTTGGACGTTCTGGTGGATGAACCGGACGTCTCGCCTTTGGCCATTCAGGGTCCGAAGGCGGATGATCTGGCGGCGGCCGTCTTTGGCGATGCCGTGCGCGATATCCGCTTCTTCCGCTACAAACGGCTGGAGTTTCAGGGGCGCAGTCTTGTGGTCGCGCGGTCCGGCTATTCCAAGCAGGGCGGGTTCGAGATCTACGTCGAGGGCAGTGACATCGGCATGCCGCTGTGGAACGCACTGATGGAGGCAGGCAAAAGCATGGATGTACATGCTGGCTGCCCCAATGGGATCGAGCGCGTCGAAGGTGGGCTTTTGTCCTATGGCAACGATATGACCCGCGAAAACACCCCGCACGAAGCTGGGCTGGGGCGGTTCTGTTCTACGGAAAGCGCTTTGGGTTGTGTGGGACGCGACGCGCTGTTGCGGGTGGCCAAAGAAGGCCCGGTGCAGCAAGTGCGCGCGATCGAGATACTGGGCACTGTGCCCCCGTGCGACCGGGCGTGGCCCTTGATGGACGGGGATCGACAAGTGGGTCAGGTGACCTCGGCCGCCAACTCGCCTGATTTCAACACCGGTGTCGCCATTGGCATGGTGCGGATGACCCACTGGGATACGGGCACCGAGCTGGATGTGATGACGCCTGACGGACCGCGTGCAGCGACCGTCTATGACACTTTTTGGATTTAAGGAGACGACGATGTTCAAGGCACTTGTGATGGAACAGAACGACGAGGGGCTGGCCTCGGCGTCGATCAAGGAAATCGGTGAAGACGCGCTGCCCGAGGGTAATGTGACCGTTGCCGTTGAGTATTCGACCGTGAACTACAAGGACGGGCTGTGCATGTCCGCAAAGGGCGGGGGTCTTGTGCGCAACTATCCTCACGTACCGGGCATCGACTATGCAGGCACCGTGGAAGCGTCCGAAGATGACCGCTATAAGCCCGGCGACAAGGTGGTGCTGACCGGCTGGCGCGTGGGCGAAGTGTCTTGGGGTGGCTATACCCAGAAGGCACGTATTTCGGCCGACAAGTTGGTGCCGCTGCCCGAAGGTCTGACCACCCGTCAGGCGATGGCCGTGGGCACAGCGGGCTTCACCTCGATGCTGGCTGTCATGGCTCTGGAAGATCACGGGCTGAAACCGGGGCAGGGACCAGTGCTGGTCACCGGGGCTGCTGGTGGCGTAGGATCGGTTGCCACGGCTATTCTGGCCAATCTGGGGTACGAGGTTGCAGGTGTGACCGGTCGCCCGGATCAGGCAGATTACCTGAAGTCACTCGGGGCCACCACCATCGTGGCGCGTGAAGAACTGAACGAGACCACGAAACGCCCGCTCGAGGCCGAGACATGGGCTGGGTGTGTGGATGCCGTGGGCGGTGACATGCTGGCGCGTGTGCTGGGTCAGATGAAATACGGTGCGTCCGTATCTGCGGTGGGTCTTGCAGGTGGCGCTGGGCTGCCGGCTACCGTCATCCCGTTCCTGCTGCGTGGTGTGAACCTGCTGGGGATCGACAGCGTCATGCAGCCCTACGACAACCGCGTGCGGGCTTGGCAGCGGATCGCCAAAGATCTGCCAATGGACAAGCTGGAAGCCATGATCAACCCTGCGACACTGGAAGACCTTCCCAAACTGGGCGCTGACATCTTAAATGGTCAGGTCAAAGGTCGTGTCGTGGTGGATGTGAATGCCTAAGAACGATGAGGGGCGCGTTACAGCGTCCCTCGCCAATAAAACTCTGGAAGAGATTGACGGGCAGCGCTGGCCGACGCCGTGCTGCGCGTCTTATCTAGAGGCGACGACCACGTCGCTGCGCAAGAAACACCTTGGACAATTTACCACTGAAGATCTGCGCATCATGATTGCGCAGGATATCGGCGCTGAGGTTCTGAAGCCCTTTGCGCTGGCGGTCTTGCGCGAAGATCCTATGGCCGAGGGCGACTATTATCCGGGTGATCTATTGGAGGCAGCGCGAAAGCGATGGCCGGATGATCCCGAGCTTCAAGCCCTGACATAGAAACGGCGCCGGATTTCCCGGCGCCGCTTTTGTTTTCAGATATTGGGCGAGGCGTTACTCAGCCGGCTCCGCCTGAGTGCTTGCGTGTTTGTCACGCAGGCCGTCGCGATAAAGCGCTTTGGTCAAGGACGCCATCATCAGGCCCATGACCGCAGTAAAGGGAAGCGCGCCGATAATCATCGCGTTTTTCAGCGCATCCATCGGGTTGTTTTCCCCAGCCGCCAGAAGCAGCGTCCCGATCACGGCGGTCAGAACAACACCCCAGACGATGCGGTGCTTGATGCCGGTCTCTTGCTCGCCGCCCGACATGATGGTGTTCATCACAAGGATGCCACTGTCTGCCGAGGTGACAAGGAAGGTCAGGATCAGGACCACGCACATCACGGTGATGATCGACAGGAACGGACCCGAGATCATTTCGCCCAGAGTGACGAAAAGCTTCGAGGTGTTCGAGGCGCCGATGATGGCACCTTCTGCAGCACCGCTCAGTTCCAGATCAATCGCGGTGCCGCCAAGGATGGTCATCCATGCAAAGCAGACCAGAGCCGGGGCGAATACGCAGCCGATGATGAACTCACGGACCGAACGACCCTTCGAGATTCGGGCCAGGAACAGGCCTACGAAGGGCGAGAACGCGATCCACCAAGCCCAGTAGAAGGTGGTCCAGCCAGCTTGCCAGCCGAACTGACGGGCAGGTTCACCCGCGGCGTAGACTTCACGCAGCACGTCTGCGGGCAGGGCGGCTGCATCGCCTTCCAGACCCGACACGAAGCCACCATAGCTACCCCATGCGTTGGTTGCGCCACCCTTCAGGGAGTCGGCCAGCGGGGCTGCGGCTTCGGGCAGGTTGGCAGCAAAGTCGCCAGCAGGCTGTGGGCCGTATGCGCCGAAGGATAGCTGCACAATGTGCAGCAGGTAATCGACCAATGCCGCGCCATAGGTGGACATCGCAAAGAAGAACGAGCCGAAGACGATGAAGGTCAGAAGCAGGATCAGCGACAGAACCAGGTTCAGGTTCGACAGGTATTTCACCCCGCGTCCAACACCCGAAACAGCCGAGATGATCGACAGACCCATGATGCAGACCAAACCCGTAACCAGTCCGACTTTGCCCGGTGCAGGCGCGTCGCCTGACATATCCATCATCCACTCCATACCGGTGATGGCATAGAGACCGTCAATGAACTGGCTGACACCGAAGCCGATGGTCACCGAGACACCCAGAATGGTGGCGACAACGCCCAGAACGTCGACGATGTGACCGAAGAAGCCGTTCACGAACTTGCCGAAAAGCGGCGTCAGTGCCGAGCGGATCGTCAGTGGCATATCACGCGTATACGCATAGTAAGCCAGCGACAGGCCGGTCATCACATAGATGGCCCAAGCGTGGAACCCGTAGTGCAGGAAGGTATAGCGATATCCCGACTGCAGGCTTTCCGGTGTGTTGGGTGCGACATCTCCGGTTAAGATGACTGGGTTCGATCCCCACAGGCCCAAAGGCTCGGCGGTTGCGAAGACCATCAGGCCGACGCCCAGACCGGCGCCAAACATCATCGAGAACCACGAGAAGTTCGAGAACTCGGGCTTCTCGCCCGGAAGTCCCATCACGCGTTTGCCGGTGGATGGTAGAATGGCCACGATAGCCAGGAAGAATAGGAACATGCCTACGATGATGATGTAAAAGCTGTTGAACCCTTCAAGAAGGCGCCAGTTCAGGCTGCCGAGGGTTGAATTCGCGTTTGCTGGGAAAACCAGTGCCCAGATCACCAGTGCGACCATGATCCCCTTCGAGATCAACGCAATCGGAAGGCTATTGCCCTCGTAAAAACCTGACGGAGCCTTCGGAATGTGAAGCTCCGTAAAGGGGGGTTTGATACTCATATTCCCTGTCCTTGGTTGTTTAACCTTGCTCAATCGGGCGGGCCGAATGGCATCTTGTGAGCCTGACGGACAGGATTTGTGCGACGTTCGTCAAAATGGACAGGATCGCAGTCATTTGCGACAATTTGTCGCTTTCTGGCCGCTTCCAGAGGGCATTTTACGGTGTGCGATTGTATGCCGTTTCTGATGGTCTTGACGCCTGAAATGGAGCGGTTTAGCCAGATGATGTCCTCGTTTTGGCGAGGGCTGTCCGTGGTTTTGAAATGACTTCGGGCTGGCTGGAAGACCTGCCGGATCCGGGGTGGCTCTGATCTGACAGGCACCCCCCAAACATGACTGAAGGAGCCGACAATGGCCGAGCTGGACATCAACTGGGTGCGTGCGCAATTCCCCGCTTTCTCTGAGCCGACTTTACAGGGGCAGGCGTTCTTCGAAAATGCGGGTGGATCTTATACTTGCAAGCCGGTGATTGATCGCCTGACCCGTTATTACACCCAGCGTAAGGTTCAGCCCTATGCACCCTACGAGGCATCCCGACTGGCAGGGGAAGAGATGGACGAGGCGCGTGCGCGTTTGGCGGCCATGATGGGGGTGGAAACCGATGAGCTGTCTTTCGGTCCGTCGACCACGCAGAACACCTATGTGTTGGCACAGGCGTTCCGGCAGCACTTGTCGCCGGGCGATGCGATTGTCGTCACAAATCAGGATCACGAGGCGAATACCGGCCCGTGGCGGCGTCTGGCAGACGAAGGATTCGAGGTCCGCGAATGGCAAATCGACCCCGACACTGGCAATCTGGACCCGGCGGCTCTGGATGATCTTCTGGGCGACGGGAAGGTGAAGCTGGTCTGCTTCCCGCATTGCTCGAACGTTGTTGGCGAGATCAATGACGTGAAAACCATCTGCGCGAAGGCCCGCATGGCAGGGGCCTATAGCTGTGTGGATGGCGTCAGCTACGCCCCACATGGCTTTGTGAATGTGGACGCGCTGGGCGCGGATATCTATTTGTTCTCAGCCTATAAGACCTATGGTCCGCATCAGGGCATCATGGTGATCCGCCGCGCGCTGGGCGAGGCACTGCCCAATCAGGCGCACTATTTCAATGAAGGCTGTCTGTACAAACGCTTCACCCCCGCAGGTCCTGACCACGCACAGGTCGCAGCCTCGGCCGGGATGGCGGACTATATAGAGGCGCTGGCCAAACATCATGGTGCAACCGGTGATCCCGCAGACTTGGCTGCCGCTTCCCACACCTTGATGCGTGATCACGAAGTAAAGCTGCTGCAACCGCTTCTGGATTTTGCTTCGGCCAAGAACTCGATCCGTTTGCTGGGGCCGTCGGTGGCAGCCAACCGGGCGCCGACCGTGTCACTGGTCTCGGCCAAGCCGGGGGAAGATCTGGCAACTGCTCTGGTCCCGAAAGGCATCATGGCAGGTGGAGGTGACTTCTATGCTGTGCGCGCGCTTGAGGCGCAGGGGGTAGACCCCGCACATGGCGTTTTGCGTGTCAGCTTCACCCACTATACGACCGCAGAAGAAGTCACGAAACTGATCGATGCTCTGGATCAGGTTCTCTGATATATCAACAGGTTGCCCCGGTCGGCATTGACCGGGGTACCACACCTGAATACTGCGTTTGCAAAGCGGTTTTCCGCAGTTGCACAGCAGCTATCTTGCCAGCTCACCCATGCACGACATAGCCTTTTGGCAAACGTTTCTATGTTTCAGGGGTGAGACATGATCCTGACAGACACCAAGAATCAAAGCGATTTGCCGCGCTATTTCGCGCAGGTATTTGCGATCGCCAAGCGCATGAATAAGGGGCGGCTGGACTTTGTGATGCCAGACGGTCGTCGATTTCAGGCAGATGGCGCACAGCCCGGCTATGTGGCCGAGCTTCACGTTCATGATCCGGATGTTTTCGCGCGTTTGATCCGCGAAGGCGATCTGGGGTTTTGTGATTCCTACATCGAGGGCGGCTGGTCTACGCCCGACCTTCAGGCGTTTCTGGATCTCGTGCAGGATGACAATGACATGGTCTATGACGGGTTTCCCGGTCAGATGTTCCTGCGTGCTTATGAACGGATGCGCCATCTGATGCGCGCCAACAGCAAGAAACAGGCAAAGAAGAACATCTCGGCCCATTATGATCTGGGAAATGACTTTTATGGGGCGTGGCTGGATGACACGATGACGTATTCCTCGGCGCTGTTTCGCACCGGGCAAGAAAGCCTAGAGCGTGCTCAGGAGGAAAAGTACGCGTCCATGATCGACGAAATGGGCGTCGGGCCGGGGGATCATGTGCTTGAGATCGGCTGTGGCTGGGGTGGCTTTGCTGAACATGCCGCGCGCAAGGGGATCCGCGTGACGGGCCTGACCATCAGCCAAGAACAGCATGACTTCGCCGTGGAACGGCTGCGTCGTGCGGGTCTTCAGGACATGGTCGACATCAAAATGCAGGATTACCGCGACGAGACCGGCCAGTATGATGGGATCGCATCGATCGAAATGTTCGAGGCCGTGGGCGAGAAATATTGGCCGATTTATTTTGATACGGTGAAATCTTGTCTGAAACCCGGTGCAAAAGCGACATTGCAGATCATCACAATCGCGGAACGTAGGTTTGACGCTTACCGCAAAGGCGTTGACTTCATACAGAAGTATATCTTTCCGGGCGGCATGTTGCCGTCAAAGTCTGTGCTGCAAGACGAGGTGATGCGCGCGGGATTGGATACACGAAACCAGATCGAATTTGGGGAAAGCTACTCGGTCACGTTGCGTCGGTGGTTTGATCGTTTCAACGCCAGCTGGGGTAAAATCGCCCCGATGGGGTTTGATGAAAGATTTCACCGGATGTGGAATTTCTATCTGACATCGTGCGCAGCGGCGTTTCATTCCGGAAGCTGTGATGTGGTTCAATTGACCGTAGAGCGGAGGTCTGGATAATTCTGTTTTACTGTCGTGCTTTACGCCATAATATGGCCATAAGCAGATCTTAACGATTTAGTAACAACGACCACAGACTTGGAAAGCGGGAAGCTTATGCCAACAGCCGCAAAACTTATCTCTGCCATCATTTTGGCTGCGGTCGGATGGCTGTGCGCTGAGCTGGTGAAACCCCTGATGCCCGAAGGCAAGGATCTGTCCTATCTCTCGCCGACCGCATCAGCGGCAGGCCTGTTTGTTGGGTGGTTCTATTTGGGGCCGCGCGCGGACAAGAGGCTTGGAACCGCTGGGGCCAATGCAGGCACCACGCTTATTGTGCAGGTTTTTGTCACCCTTTTTACATTCTCGTTTGCCGAGATGATCAGCAATTCACTGCGCAAGCGGTATGAAGGGCCGATCGAGGCTTTGCAGGATATTTTCGTCATCGGGTTTGAAACGGTGATGGAATATACAACCGCCGAGATCGCAGCGGTCGCTATCCTGGGTGTGTTCATTGCGTCAACAAGTGCCTTTTACGCAGCCCGAAAATGGGGATAGTGCATCTGTGTGTGACGCACCACATACAGATGTGAAAGGGATCTCGTGAACTCTCTGTTTTTCTATGGCACCTTGTGCCATCGCCCGCTTCTGGATTTGGTTTTGGGGGGCGAAAGTACCTGCCGTATCAGCCCTGCATCACTGACAAGTCATGTCGCAAATTGGGTGCAAAATCAACCATTTCCAATGATCTCTGCAAGTGATGCATCAGCGCGCCTAACCGGGCTTTTGGTGCAGGATCTTTCGGATCAGGACGTGGCGCGGTTGAACTTTTACGAGGGTGGTTTTGACTATTCCCTTGAAGATGTCGAGGTGCAGGTTGAACCAGATGGCATACAGGTCCAAACACAGGTCTATTTTCCCGCGCCCGGTTTGTGGACGCCCGGAGAGATATGGAGCCTGAGCGATTGGGAAGCCCAGTTTGGTGCCATGACCGTCGAAGCCGCCAAAGAGGTCATGGAAGGTTACGGGCAGGTTGCGCCGGACGAGATCGCAAGGCGATTTCCGATGATCCGTACGCGTGCGGCCAGCCGGGTGCGTGCGCGTACTGAACCGTCCCCGACCACGTTGCGGGTGGATTATGGTTCTCAGGATGTATCGGTTCAAAGCCGGGGACGCCCCTACGCCAAGCATTTTACGATGGAAGAGCAAGAGCTGTCCTTCCGCAAATACTCGGGCGAGATGAGCGAGGTCGTGGACCGTGCCGCCTTCGTAGGTGGGGATGCGGTGATCGTTCTGCCCTATGATCCGGTGCGGGATCGCGTGCTGGTAATCGAGCAGTTCCGCATGGGGCCGCAAATCCGTGGGGATGTGCGCCCGTGGCTGTTGGAGCCGATTGCCGGACGTATCGATGGAGGCGAGACCCCAGAAGACAGCGCACGCCGTGAAGCGATGGAGGAAGCGCGGCTGGAGTTGGACCGCCTGATCGCTCTGACCCCGCATTACCCAAGCCCCGGCGCCAGCACCGAGTTTTTCTATCCCTTCATTGCCCTGTGTGATCTTCCCGATGATGCCAGCGGCATTGGCGGCGTCGAAAGCGAGGCCGAGGACATCCGAAGCCACGTCATTCCCTTTGATCACCTGATCGAACTTATCACCTCGGGCGAGGCAAA
The Aliiroseovarius pelagivivens DNA segment above includes these coding regions:
- a CDS encoding sulfotransferase family protein, whose amino-acid sequence is MSLKVIGTGFGRTGTDSMREALNILGFGPTHHMFELNDNPHQTEIWRTLVEGGLPDWDQLFEGYHACVDWPSAHYWRDLIDHYPDAKVILTQRPSDAWWRSFEKTILSFTNSPDDPDKFFSQKLVGDTVFGGRPVTRDHAISIYEAHIQDVKDTVPEHRLLVHGLGDGWAPLCRHLEVEIPQQDYPNRNAKKSFQDRVEAQRSS
- the acuI gene encoding acryloyl-CoA reductase; its protein translation is MFKALVMEQNDEGLASASIKEIGEDALPEGNVTVAVEYSTVNYKDGLCMSAKGGGLVRNYPHVPGIDYAGTVEASEDDRYKPGDKVVLTGWRVGEVSWGGYTQKARISADKLVPLPEGLTTRQAMAVGTAGFTSMLAVMALEDHGLKPGQGPVLVTGAAGGVGSVATAILANLGYEVAGVTGRPDQADYLKSLGATTIVAREELNETTKRPLEAETWAGCVDAVGGDMLARVLGQMKYGASVSAVGLAGGAGLPATVIPFLLRGVNLLGIDSVMQPYDNRVRAWQRIAKDLPMDKLEAMINPATLEDLPKLGADILNGQVKGRVVVDVNA
- a CDS encoding DUF1326 domain-containing protein, whose protein sequence is MDGSQIGTVEWTIKGELILNCNCTVFCPCVVSLGKHPPTEGHCQTWGGVRIDSGQYGDIDLSGLNIGLLIEIPGNMGRGNWKVALFIDDRASDEAFDALVAIFSGAAKGTTGLFQMLVGEFLGAERQPVTYETEGKTRHITVGRKIEGVVHPVGGADGDEDVVITNTQYWMGPDITVATATKGKLRSHGRVWDFDGRSAEICQIDWKGPGR
- a CDS encoding DUF2182 domain-containing protein yields the protein MGAPHWLALFGLILVGWVLLYAMALPPEALELSRIYGADFWRSLCVVEPDKAGFLGLFAMWAVMSAAMMAPTALPTFAAYDDLIASGAGSRQGFAELIAGYLAIWLGFAAVAAAGQLVLFRAGLLSPLGQSVSPWLTGGLLIGAGAYQFSSLKDSCLSQCRQPMTFFMQYWRETRWNAVALGLRLGAICLGCCWALMLLGFVGGVMNLAFMGLATLIMIFEKLPDLGRYLTRPLGWALIAGGIVALVQGG
- a CDS encoding contact-dependent growth inhibition system immunity protein; translation: MPKNDEGRVTASLANKTLEEIDGQRWPTPCCASYLEATTTSLRKKHLGQFTTEDLRIMIAQDIGAEVLKPFALAVLREDPMAEGDYYPGDLLEAARKRWPDDPELQALT
- a CDS encoding chromate resistance protein ChrB domain-containing protein, producing the protein MPAFSEISANQLMRLIGTPDAPVLIDVSVDEDFDADPFLVPGAVRHKHTDIIALLPGLTGRTVVTICQKGGKLSHGAAAMLRDAGLNAEVLAGGNYSWRDAKLPRVPAASIPPKQNGATLWVTRHRPKIDRIACPWLIRRFVDPSARFLFVPPAQVLDVAARYDATPFDIEDTFWSHRGVKCSFDTMVEEFALATPALSRLANVVRAADTNTLADVPEAAGLLALSVGLSRQYKNDTEQLDAAMPLYDALYRWARDGADETHDWPDNRGAK
- a CDS encoding FadR/GntR family transcriptional regulator, coding for MKTDLDENRDLSAQIAEAIRDAIIGGSLIVDQRLPSEAELCEKFDVGRSTVREALKRLAAQNLIRTQRGASGGAFVNRMSFEEAYDQQITTSTLLLSMNRVDFETACEARYVLERSCAPLSAQRRTPDQLATMRAEIHRQSQPGLTDEAFCASDVAFHRALVDGAGNPVLSYQLAGAVEAMQPLMNMITYSQRDRDRIIALHSQIADALEAQDADVTNARLIDLETETLKLAKSAFAAHR
- a CDS encoding dimethylsulfoniopropionate demethylase; the protein is MAMISPSRRLRRTPFSDGVEAAGVKGYTVYNHMLLPTVFRSVEEDYRHLKDAVQVWDVSCERQVEVRGPDAARLIQMLTPRDLSKMQDGQCFYVPMVDETGGMLNDPVAVKLNEDRFWISIADSDLIMWVKGLAYGFRLDVLVDEPDVSPLAIQGPKADDLAAAVFGDAVRDIRFFRYKRLEFQGRSLVVARSGYSKQGGFEIYVEGSDIGMPLWNALMEAGKSMDVHAGCPNGIERVEGGLLSYGNDMTRENTPHEAGLGRFCSTESALGCVGRDALLRVAKEGPVQQVRAIEILGTVPPCDRAWPLMDGDRQVGQVTSAANSPDFNTGVAIGMVRMTHWDTGTELDVMTPDGPRAATVYDTFWI